The Acidicapsa acidisoli genome contains a region encoding:
- a CDS encoding c-type cytochrome — translation MRYPVVRALLAGAVVILAEIAISQQLPNGAQPASQSTTPDQRAAATRTFLGLGPEPDKVAAARGAPLYQQNCAFCHGPQARGATGASLITSDEVLKDDHGEHLAEFLKMGRPEKGMPAFATMPEDQLKDIAEFVHVQVEEVANRGAYHVLNILVGNEERGREYVSSHCVSCHAPGAFAHIGSRFRLPEQLQRGWIWPIRSTNESLALTATVKTPEGATLTGRVTQISDFRITLIDHTGQTHIVDRTPGVQVEMQDPLAAHHQIIQSLTNEDMHNVTAYLETLQ, via the coding sequence ATGCGCTATCCGGTCGTCCGAGCACTGCTCGCCGGAGCCGTCGTAATCCTTGCGGAGATCGCAATCAGCCAGCAATTGCCGAACGGCGCTCAGCCCGCCTCCCAGAGCACAACGCCAGACCAGCGAGCCGCCGCCACGCGCACCTTTCTCGGTCTCGGCCCTGAGCCGGACAAAGTCGCCGCAGCACGCGGCGCGCCGCTCTACCAGCAGAACTGCGCCTTCTGCCACGGCCCGCAGGCCCGCGGCGCAACCGGAGCCAGCCTCATCACCTCCGATGAGGTGCTCAAAGACGATCATGGCGAACATCTCGCGGAGTTCCTGAAAATGGGCCGTCCGGAAAAAGGCATGCCCGCCTTCGCCACCATGCCCGAAGACCAGCTCAAGGACATCGCCGAATTCGTGCATGTCCAAGTCGAGGAAGTGGCCAATCGGGGCGCTTATCATGTGCTCAACATCCTCGTAGGCAACGAAGAAAGGGGCCGCGAATACGTCTCGTCCCACTGCGTCTCCTGCCACGCCCCTGGAGCCTTCGCGCACATCGGCAGCCGCTTCCGCCTACCCGAACAACTACAGCGCGGCTGGATCTGGCCGATCCGTTCTACCAACGAATCTCTGGCCCTCACCGCAACCGTGAAAACCCCCGAGGGCGCAACCCTAACCGGGCGAGTCACACAAATCAGCGACTTTCGCATCACGCTCATCGATCACACTGGCCAGACACACATCGTCGACCGCACGCCCGGTGTACAGGTCGAAATGCAAGATCCACTCGCAGCACACCATCAGATAATCCAGTCGCTCACCAACGAAGATATGCACAACGTCACCGCCTACCTGGAGACGCTGCAATGA
- a CDS encoding M61 family metallopeptidase: MENCRLRLFVFLAVICSVAAASTAAETISLKVDATKTPQKILRVHLTMAVKAGPLTLYYPKWIPGEHGPDGPIASLAGLKFEGGGKAIPWKRDLLDAFTFHVEIPSGVTQLEADYDYIEPQGGSATDKLLVLEWNEVALYPAGTAAEQLSYEAKLVMPDGWKFGTSLPVEGQSGNQVSFVPISLDLLVDSPVIAGEYYRAIDLTPPGEPIHHEIDMVADSEAALDMSPEIQKQMTNLVAESGKLFGARHYRDYHFLFTLSDHVAHFGLEHHESNDSRLPERTLISPDAGMALGGLLAHEFAHSWNGKFRRPADLTVAYYEEPMKTDLLWGYEGLTDFVGPLLAARSGLWTPEQYHQYLASIAAMLGPGRPGRTWRPLLDTAVAVPGFGFGGGSGYPSWRRGSDYYDEGDLLWLEVATIIHRETHGLKSIDDFCHAFHGGANQGPQVRTYTFEQLVSDLNAVAPFDWAAFFHTRLDSTSADAPVGGIENAGWKVVMNGEPAKLPGRRGNMDDIYSIGLQVGSDGTVTDALVGGPAFEAGISSGMKVIGVNGRVYTHDLLEDAIKTTKDGDHPVTLLVVVNDYFQTSTIHYNGGERYPHLVRDDSKPDYLDDMIKAQAAHL; the protein is encoded by the coding sequence ATGGAAAACTGCAGACTTCGCCTTTTTGTGTTCCTCGCTGTGATCTGTTCCGTGGCCGCTGCTTCGACGGCTGCTGAGACCATTTCGCTCAAGGTGGATGCAACCAAAACTCCGCAGAAGATTTTGCGCGTTCATCTGACGATGGCGGTCAAGGCAGGCCCGCTTACGCTGTACTATCCGAAGTGGATTCCCGGCGAGCACGGGCCGGATGGTCCCATCGCAAGCCTTGCGGGGCTCAAATTCGAGGGCGGCGGGAAGGCCATTCCGTGGAAGCGCGACCTGCTCGACGCATTCACCTTTCATGTGGAGATTCCCTCTGGCGTAACGCAGTTGGAGGCGGACTATGACTACATCGAGCCCCAGGGTGGGTCCGCTACGGACAAGCTGCTGGTGCTCGAATGGAATGAAGTGGCGCTCTATCCGGCTGGCACGGCTGCGGAGCAGTTGAGCTATGAGGCAAAGCTTGTGATGCCGGATGGCTGGAAATTCGGCACGTCTTTGCCAGTGGAGGGGCAGTCGGGAAATCAGGTTTCCTTTGTGCCGATTTCTCTGGATCTGCTGGTGGATTCTCCGGTGATTGCCGGCGAATACTATCGCGCTATCGATCTCACTCCGCCGGGCGAGCCGATTCATCATGAGATTGACATGGTCGCAGACAGCGAGGCCGCGCTCGACATGAGCCCGGAGATTCAGAAGCAGATGACGAATCTGGTCGCTGAGTCGGGCAAGCTTTTTGGGGCACGCCATTATCGGGACTACCATTTTCTCTTTACGCTGAGCGATCATGTTGCGCATTTTGGGCTGGAGCATCATGAGTCGAATGACAGCCGTCTGCCGGAGCGCACCTTGATCTCTCCGGATGCGGGCATGGCGCTGGGAGGTCTGCTGGCGCATGAATTTGCGCACTCATGGAATGGCAAGTTTCGGCGTCCTGCGGACCTGACGGTCGCTTACTATGAAGAGCCGATGAAGACCGATCTGCTGTGGGGTTATGAGGGGCTGACGGATTTCGTGGGACCTTTGCTGGCTGCGCGCAGCGGTCTTTGGACACCGGAACAATATCACCAGTATCTGGCCAGCATCGCGGCGATGCTTGGTCCTGGCAGACCTGGCCGCACCTGGCGGCCATTGCTCGATACCGCCGTCGCTGTGCCGGGGTTCGGTTTTGGGGGCGGCAGCGGCTATCCGAGTTGGCGGCGTGGAAGCGATTACTACGACGAAGGCGATCTGCTTTGGCTTGAGGTTGCGACCATTATCCATCGGGAGACGCACGGGCTGAAGTCGATTGATGACTTTTGCCACGCGTTTCATGGAGGCGCCAATCAAGGTCCGCAGGTTAGGACATATACCTTCGAGCAACTGGTGAGCGATCTGAATGCTGTCGCGCCTTTTGACTGGGCTGCGTTCTTTCACACGAGGCTTGATTCGACCTCCGCCGATGCGCCAGTTGGCGGAATTGAGAACGCGGGTTGGAAGGTGGTCATGAATGGGGAGCCAGCGAAGTTGCCAGGACGACGCGGCAACATGGATGACATCTACTCGATCGGTCTGCAGGTTGGCAGTGACGGAACGGTGACGGATGCTCTCGTCGGAGGTCCTGCGTTCGAAGCGGGCATCTCGTCGGGGATGAAGGTCATTGGTGTGAATGGCCGCGTTTACACGCACGATTTACTTGAGGACGCGATCAAGACTACAAAAGACGGTGACCACCCTGTGACTCTTCTTGTGGTCGTAAACGACTACTTCCAGACATCGACGATCCACTATAACGGTGGCGAGCGTTACCCGCATCTGGTGCGGGATGATTCAAAGCCGGATTATCTGGACGACATGATCAAGGCGCAGGCTGCGCATCTATAA
- a CDS encoding GNAT family N-acetyltransferase, whose amino-acid sequence MSSKIKSEVVVRPAKAEDGPVCGQICYDAFASINAAHGFPCDFPGPEAAVGLLSTLFSSPGFFCVVAESEGRIVGSNGLDERSIIMGVGPITIDPATQNLGAGRKLMQAVLDRASERGAAGVRLVQAAFHNRSLSLYTSLGFDIREPLSCVQGRTLERSITGCHARPATPDDLSACNALSHQVHGFDRGVDLAQAIEHGTACVVERAGRITGYTSHLGFFGHSTAETNLDLQSLIVSAESLAGSGILVPSRNSALLRWCLANGLRVVQPMTLMSIGLYNDPAGAWLPSVLF is encoded by the coding sequence ATGTCGTCGAAGATAAAGTCCGAGGTAGTGGTGCGGCCCGCCAAAGCAGAGGACGGCCCTGTCTGCGGCCAGATCTGCTACGACGCGTTTGCCTCCATCAATGCAGCTCACGGCTTTCCCTGCGATTTTCCCGGACCAGAGGCCGCAGTCGGCTTGCTTTCGACATTGTTTTCAAGTCCCGGCTTCTTTTGCGTAGTGGCCGAAAGCGAAGGCCGAATCGTCGGTAGCAACGGCCTTGATGAGCGCTCCATCATTATGGGCGTCGGCCCCATCACCATCGACCCCGCAACGCAGAATCTCGGAGCAGGCCGCAAACTGATGCAAGCCGTTCTGGATCGAGCAAGCGAGCGCGGCGCAGCTGGTGTTCGGCTCGTCCAGGCCGCTTTTCACAATCGTTCGCTTTCGCTTTATACGTCGCTGGGCTTTGACATCCGCGAACCCCTGAGTTGTGTGCAGGGACGAACCCTCGAACGGAGTATCACGGGATGCCATGCGCGGCCGGCCACACCAGATGATTTAAGCGCCTGCAACGCTCTGTCGCACCAAGTTCACGGCTTCGACCGCGGTGTCGACTTGGCACAGGCAATCGAGCACGGTACAGCGTGCGTGGTGGAGCGCGCCGGCCGCATCACCGGCTATACATCGCACCTCGGCTTCTTTGGCCATTCCACGGCAGAGACGAATCTTGACCTGCAGTCCCTCATCGTATCCGCAGAATCCTTAGCCGGATCGGGAATTCTCGTACCTTCCCGCAATAGCGCTCTCCTGCGCTGGTGTCTGGCCAACGGTCTGCGCGTCGTCCAGCCGATGACTCTGATGAGCATCGGGCTATATAACGATCCAGCAGGAGCGTGGCTTCCCTCCGTACTCTTTTGA
- the hypB gene encoding hydrogenase nickel incorporation protein HypB gives MMQEPRLIEVRKNVLKQNDHIARALREQFRNAGVFVVSLVSSPGSGKTAFLEKILTILREHYRVAALVGDLATENDALRLARSHAPVRQITTGTLCHLEAAMVQRSLDEWDLNQLDFLFIENVGNLVCPSSYDLGENLRLVLLSVTEGEDKPLKYPTIFNSADVAIFTKTDLAEAVEFDASAALANIQAVRPGMDVFSISAKTGAGMPQFLEFLAARLAEMREAVAF, from the coding sequence ATGATGCAGGAACCACGCCTGATCGAAGTTCGCAAGAATGTGCTGAAGCAAAACGACCATATCGCGCGCGCCCTGCGCGAGCAATTTCGCAATGCCGGAGTATTCGTGGTCAGCCTCGTCTCCAGCCCCGGCTCGGGCAAAACAGCGTTCCTCGAAAAGATTCTGACCATCCTCCGCGAACACTATCGCGTGGCCGCGCTGGTCGGCGATCTCGCAACGGAAAACGATGCCCTCCGCCTCGCCCGCAGCCACGCGCCAGTCCGTCAGATCACCACCGGTACGCTCTGCCACCTTGAAGCCGCCATGGTGCAGAGATCCCTGGATGAGTGGGACCTCAACCAGCTCGACTTCCTCTTCATCGAAAATGTAGGCAACCTCGTCTGCCCATCCTCCTACGACCTCGGCGAAAACCTGCGCCTTGTATTGCTTTCAGTCACCGAAGGTGAAGACAAGCCCCTCAAGTACCCGACCATCTTCAACAGCGCCGATGTAGCTATCTTCACTAAGACTGACTTAGCCGAGGCAGTCGAATTCGACGCGTCAGCCGCACTCGCCAACATCCAGGCCGTGCGCCCCGGCATGGACGTCTTTAGCATTTCCGCCAAGACCGGCGCAGGCATGCCGCAGTTCCTGGAATTCCTCGCAGCGCGCCTTGCTGAAATGCGCGAAGCCGTGGCATTTTAA
- a CDS encoding hydrogenase maturation nickel metallochaperone HypA/HybF, translated as MHELSIAMSIVDLAQQEAEQRGVRINAVHLKLGALSGIVKESLIASYEMASFDTPLKQSRLVIEEVPVVIFCLVCKVECELSTIQMFCCSQCGAPSSEIVRGRELEVTALEVQS; from the coding sequence ATGCATGAGCTCTCGATTGCGATGAGCATCGTTGACCTCGCTCAGCAAGAAGCCGAACAGCGCGGCGTGCGTATCAACGCAGTGCATCTCAAGCTCGGAGCTCTCTCCGGCATAGTCAAGGAATCGCTCATCGCGTCGTATGAGATGGCATCCTTCGATACACCGCTCAAACAATCGCGTCTGGTGATCGAGGAAGTCCCAGTGGTTATATTCTGTCTCGTCTGCAAGGTCGAATGCGAACTCAGTACCATCCAGATGTTTTGCTGCTCCCAATGCGGCGCGCCATCGTCGGAGATCGTTCGCGGAAGGGAACTCGAAGTCACCGCACTGGAGGTCCAATCATGA
- the hypF gene encoding carbamoyltransferase HypF: MLTAYSIRVRGVVQGVGFRPFVYRIAHSLGLFGWVLNGEQGVEIHVEGPKPDLESFVDEMRIHPPAAAQVSVVEIETVAVQSFRGFSIRESQRNERPTVRISHDLPVCSDCLNELFNPADRRYLYPYINCTNCGPRYSVVLALPYDRPNTTMRSWPLDASCYAEYHNPADRRFHAQPIACPGCGPGFHLCEQGETIAETQQAIRRAAQLLHEGKIVAVKGLGGYHLACDAFNASANAALRERKFRKEKPFAVMARNLDVARTLVTLSPQAEQLITSIAHPIVLAPARINLPGVAPDNDDLGVMLPYTPLQHLLFAAGAPEALVMTSANRSSEPIAFEEEDALESLNGIADAFLIGERPIARRVDDSVIHDGAFGPVILRRARGYAPGAVASLPTNRPILALGADLKNTITLVVDGQAFVSQHIGDLDHFHAFRAFQETISDLVSMYEINWNDLLLVHDSHPQYASTMYASELNAQQSVAMQHHRAHIASALAERGEWQTRVVGVSFDGTGYGDDGSIWGGEFFVGSVSEGFERVAHLRSAALPGGDAAARFPVQAAAGFLAQLDPLPDMTATPFNFPARFNMAVELVTKGVRTFPTTSIGRLFDAVAALLGFTREISFEGQAAMWLEHLARSVTHAEAYAFPFIGSELDFRPLLQSVISDRQRGRDIREIARAFHLSLATTLRDCVVDLCRAHRLNAAVLSGGVFQNELLLSQIHSLFQQTSIHVWTNHAVPPNDGGISLGQATLAAFAASAASESATMVCASREEAKENPDA; this comes from the coding sequence ATGTTGACTGCCTATTCCATTCGCGTGCGCGGCGTGGTGCAAGGCGTCGGATTCCGTCCCTTTGTTTATCGAATCGCACATAGCCTTGGCCTCTTCGGATGGGTACTGAACGGCGAGCAGGGCGTAGAGATTCACGTCGAGGGTCCCAAACCTGACCTCGAGTCCTTCGTCGACGAAATGCGCATCCATCCTCCGGCAGCCGCCCAGGTCTCCGTAGTCGAGATTGAAACCGTTGCAGTCCAAAGCTTCCGCGGCTTTAGCATTCGCGAGAGCCAACGCAACGAACGGCCCACAGTACGCATCTCTCACGACCTGCCCGTATGTTCCGATTGCCTCAACGAACTCTTCAATCCGGCCGACCGGCGCTACTTGTACCCTTACATCAACTGCACTAATTGCGGACCGCGCTACAGCGTCGTCCTCGCACTGCCCTACGATCGGCCCAATACCACCATGCGCTCCTGGCCGCTTGATGCAAGCTGCTACGCCGAATATCACAATCCAGCCGACCGCCGCTTTCATGCCCAGCCCATCGCCTGTCCTGGTTGCGGCCCCGGATTTCACCTGTGCGAACAAGGTGAAACCATCGCGGAGACGCAACAGGCAATCCGACGCGCCGCCCAACTTCTCCACGAAGGCAAGATCGTCGCAGTGAAGGGACTAGGCGGCTATCACCTTGCCTGCGATGCCTTCAATGCCTCCGCCAACGCCGCACTGCGCGAGAGAAAATTCCGCAAGGAAAAGCCCTTCGCGGTCATGGCCAGAAATCTCGATGTTGCACGAACGCTCGTAACGCTCTCGCCGCAGGCCGAGCAATTGATCACCTCCATAGCCCATCCAATCGTCCTCGCCCCCGCCCGAATCAACCTGCCCGGCGTAGCCCCGGACAACGACGATCTCGGAGTCATGCTGCCGTATACGCCTCTGCAACACTTGCTCTTCGCAGCAGGAGCACCCGAAGCCCTTGTCATGACCTCAGCCAACCGCTCCAGCGAACCCATTGCCTTCGAAGAAGAAGACGCTCTCGAAAGCCTGAACGGTATAGCCGACGCATTCCTCATCGGCGAACGCCCCATCGCCCGCCGCGTCGACGATTCAGTCATCCACGACGGAGCCTTTGGCCCAGTGATCCTGCGGCGCGCACGCGGCTACGCTCCCGGAGCCGTGGCATCCTTACCCACCAATCGCCCCATTCTCGCCCTCGGCGCAGACCTCAAAAACACGATTACTCTCGTCGTAGATGGCCAGGCATTCGTCAGCCAGCACATCGGAGACCTCGATCACTTTCACGCCTTCCGCGCATTTCAGGAAACGATCTCAGATCTGGTCTCCATGTACGAGATAAATTGGAACGATCTGCTCCTCGTGCATGACAGTCATCCCCAATATGCCTCCACGATGTACGCCTCTGAATTAAATGCGCAACAAAGCGTCGCCATGCAACACCACCGCGCACACATCGCATCAGCATTGGCCGAGCGCGGCGAATGGCAAACGCGCGTCGTCGGCGTAAGCTTCGACGGCACCGGTTACGGAGACGACGGCAGCATCTGGGGCGGCGAATTCTTCGTCGGCTCCGTCAGCGAGGGTTTCGAACGAGTAGCGCATCTTCGCTCAGCAGCTCTGCCCGGTGGAGACGCGGCGGCGCGATTCCCAGTGCAGGCCGCCGCTGGATTTCTCGCTCAACTCGATCCATTGCCAGATATGACCGCAACGCCCTTCAACTTTCCCGCCCGCTTCAATATGGCCGTGGAACTCGTGACCAAAGGCGTCCGCACCTTCCCCACCACCTCGATCGGCCGCCTCTTCGATGCAGTCGCGGCCCTGCTCGGCTTCACTCGCGAAATCTCATTCGAAGGCCAGGCCGCCATGTGGCTCGAACACCTCGCCCGCAGCGTAACCCACGCCGAGGCTTACGCTTTTCCATTCATAGGCTCCGAACTCGATTTTCGTCCGTTACTGCAATCCGTCATCTCCGACCGCCAGCGCGGACGAGACATCCGCGAGATCGCGCGCGCATTTCACCTATCGTTGGCAACAACCCTGCGCGATTGCGTTGTCGATCTTTGCCGGGCGCATCGTTTGAACGCCGCAGTCCTGTCCGGAGGAGTCTTCCAGAACGAACTCCTGCTCTCCCAAATTCATTCGCTCTTCCAGCAGACTTCCATTCACGTCTGGACCAACCATGCCGTCCCGCCCAACGATGGTGGAATCAGCCTCGGCCAGGCAACGCTCGCAGCATTCGCCGCCTCAGCAGCCTCCGAATCTGCGACAATGGTTTGCGCCTCACGCGAGGAAGCGAAGGAGAATCCCGATGCATGA
- a CDS encoding Uxx-star family glutaredoxin-like (seleno)protein yields the protein MPVLELYGSPTCPYTQEMRESLEWRNREFREYDVETDKEANTRLRALSGSRSVPVLVEDGKVIQIGWQGRSCIVGPA from the coding sequence ATGCCCGTGCTTGAGCTGTATGGCTCCCCCACATGCCCCTACACGCAGGAAATGCGCGAATCACTCGAATGGCGCAATCGTGAGTTCCGCGAGTACGACGTGGAAACCGACAAGGAAGCCAACACCCGCTTGCGAGCATTGAGCGGCTCACGCAGCGTCCCGGTTCTGGTAGAAGACGGTAAAGTCATCCAGATCGGCTGGCAAGGCAGAAGCTGCATCGTGGGGCCAGCGTAG
- a CDS encoding SIS domain-containing protein, translating into MPTACNLAAQIEERLLRRNSILEDFFTREARPLALACRDMAERFLSGGRLLALGCGPYSTDAQHVSVEFVHPVIVGKRALPALDLSALGRPWLEAILRSDDIVFGFGPPEGDAEVWAALASASARGAMTFALPGPFGSYALQTDIKDPFIHQELVEIFYHTLWETVHVFLEHRELGQDVGDAGFLYPFLGQQKQKTSSLVDEVASSIQMKVRDDTALRTRLAKEESEGIGAAAIAIHERLLLGGKLILFGNGGSATDANDWAMDCVLPQPGRHAIPAISLSMEPANLTALANDIGVEVIFLRQLMAQAQPHDVAIGISTSGGSRNIVSALEEARKRKLLTIALLGNDGGEIARRSLADFPIIIRSDYIPRIQEVQASAYHVILDTLEALHHARA; encoded by the coding sequence ATGCCAACTGCCTGCAATCTCGCAGCACAGATAGAGGAACGCCTGCTGCGCCGCAATTCGATTCTCGAAGACTTCTTCACCCGTGAGGCCCGCCCACTGGCCCTGGCCTGCCGGGATATGGCGGAGCGTTTTTTGAGCGGCGGGCGTTTGCTCGCCTTGGGGTGCGGCCCGTATTCGACCGATGCCCAGCACGTCTCCGTCGAGTTTGTCCATCCGGTTATCGTCGGCAAGCGTGCCCTCCCTGCGCTCGACCTGTCAGCCCTCGGCCGGCCCTGGCTCGAAGCCATCCTGAGAAGCGACGACATCGTCTTCGGCTTCGGTCCGCCCGAAGGGGACGCAGAGGTGTGGGCGGCTCTTGCATCAGCCAGCGCTCGCGGCGCCATGACCTTCGCTCTTCCCGGCCCATTTGGTTCCTACGCGCTCCAGACAGACATCAAAGACCCCTTCATTCATCAGGAGCTTGTCGAGATTTTCTACCACACGCTCTGGGAGACAGTGCATGTCTTCCTCGAACATCGCGAGCTGGGCCAGGACGTAGGCGATGCCGGCTTTCTCTATCCATTCCTCGGCCAGCAGAAGCAAAAAACCTCATCTCTCGTAGATGAAGTTGCGTCGTCCATTCAAATGAAAGTACGCGACGACACGGCGCTGCGCACACGGTTAGCCAAAGAAGAGTCAGAGGGGATCGGTGCCGCGGCAATCGCCATTCACGAGCGCCTGTTGCTTGGGGGAAAGCTCATCCTCTTCGGCAATGGCGGCTCCGCGACCGACGCCAACGACTGGGCGATGGACTGCGTGTTGCCGCAACCAGGCCGCCACGCCATTCCTGCGATCTCGCTCTCCATGGAACCAGCCAACCTGACCGCGCTCGCCAACGACATCGGGGTAGAAGTGATCTTCCTGCGCCAACTCATGGCGCAGGCACAGCCTCACGACGTCGCCATCGGCATCTCCACCAGCGGCGGCTCGCGCAACATTGTCTCCGCTCTCGAAGAGGCGCGCAAACGCAAGCTGTTGACAATCGCTCTGCTTGGCAACGATGGTGGCGAAATCGCGCGACGCAGCCTGGCCGATTTCCCCATCATCATCCGCAGCGACTACATTCCGCGCATTCAGGAGGTACAAGCCTCCGCATATCACGTCATTCTCGATACACTGGAGGCACTTCATCATGCCCGTGCTTGA
- the hypE gene encoding hydrogenase expression/formation protein HypE, whose product MRSVLQLRVPEVAGDLNHRSSLKTDDSSASTSSVVRFRDPQIEMSHGAGGKASRRLVEGLFAPLLVSASDGALTDAARIEIGGASVHFTTDSFVVKPLRFPGGSIGELAVNGTMNDLAVSGARARAMVVTFVLEEGLSSSILEAEVRSMSAALKRAGVAMVGGDTKVVERGKADGMYITTAGIGSPILGVNIDARTVRPGDRVLISGPIGDHGITILLARGELDLEADLCSDTRSVLPMVEALAAEAGPGIRWMRDPTRGGVATALNELARDCGLGVELLEEEIPIHEAVRGACELLGLDPLHIANEGQFLAVVAPEYADMALNAIQLTEGGEDARIIGEIREEPANAVLVNTRYGGSRIIDMLVGDPLPRIC is encoded by the coding sequence ATGCGCAGCGTATTACAACTACGAGTACCGGAAGTCGCTGGTGACCTCAATCACCGCAGTAGCCTGAAGACCGACGACTCATCCGCCAGCACTTCATCGGTCGTTCGCTTCCGCGACCCGCAGATTGAAATGTCTCACGGTGCGGGCGGCAAAGCCAGCCGCAGGCTGGTCGAGGGCCTGTTTGCGCCACTCCTGGTCTCCGCGTCAGACGGAGCGCTGACTGACGCAGCCCGTATTGAGATTGGCGGCGCGTCGGTTCATTTCACCACTGACAGCTTCGTCGTCAAGCCGCTGCGCTTTCCCGGCGGCTCCATCGGCGAACTTGCCGTAAACGGAACCATGAATGATCTCGCCGTTTCCGGGGCCAGGGCGCGTGCTATGGTCGTAACCTTTGTTCTCGAAGAAGGCCTCTCCAGCAGCATCCTCGAAGCCGAGGTTCGGTCCATGTCCGCTGCTCTCAAGCGCGCAGGTGTGGCTATGGTCGGAGGAGACACCAAGGTCGTCGAACGCGGCAAGGCCGATGGCATGTACATCACCACCGCGGGCATCGGCAGCCCCATACTCGGCGTGAACATCGACGCGCGAACCGTCCGGCCAGGCGACAGAGTGTTGATTTCCGGGCCAATCGGCGATCACGGCATAACCATCCTCCTTGCCCGTGGCGAACTTGATCTGGAGGCAGATCTCTGCTCCGACACCCGCTCGGTTCTGCCCATGGTTGAGGCGCTCGCCGCCGAGGCCGGTCCCGGTATTCGCTGGATGCGCGACCCCACCCGCGGCGGTGTGGCGACGGCCCTCAACGAGCTGGCGCGCGATTGCGGGTTGGGAGTCGAGTTGCTCGAAGAAGAGATCCCGATCCATGAAGCCGTTCGCGGCGCTTGTGAACTGCTCGGCCTCGATCCGCTTCACATCGCCAATGAAGGCCAGTTTCTCGCCGTAGTCGCACCCGAATACGCCGATATGGCTTTGAACGCAATTCAACTAACCGAAGGCGGCGAAGATGCCCGCATCATCGGAGAGATTCGGGAAGAGCCAGCCAACGCAGTTCTCGTCAACACCCGCTACGGCGGCTCGCGGATCATCGACATGCTCGTCGGCGACCCGCTGCCGCGAATATGCTAG
- the hypD gene encoding hydrogenase formation protein HypD, whose translation MQYVDEFRDPELITKASQEIYRLVDPDRHYRIMEVCGGHTHAIYRFGLKDLLPSNVELIHGPGCPVCVLPMGRIDDGLMIAREPNRIFAAFGDMMRVPGAHGSPFEHKARGTDVRIVYSPADALQLARKNPDKEVIFFAIGFETTSPSTALTLMSAEAEGIENFSVFCNHVTIVPAIRAILDSPDMRLDGFIGPGHVSAVIGCRPYEWIAKNEGKPVVTSGFEPLDLLQSIIMLLQQLKAGEARVENQYKRVVPWEGNRAALRAMAEVFELRPYFEWRGLGFISQSALRIREKYAAFDAERRYGVPETRVADPKSAQCGEVLKGVLKPAQCKLFGKECTPEHPIGALMVSSEGSCAAYYNYEYRKSLVTSITAVA comes from the coding sequence ATGCAATATGTGGACGAATTCCGTGATCCAGAACTCATCACCAAGGCATCCCAAGAGATCTACCGTCTCGTCGACCCAGACCGCCATTACCGGATCATGGAGGTATGCGGAGGCCACACTCATGCCATCTACCGCTTCGGATTGAAGGACCTTCTGCCCTCGAACGTTGAGCTGATTCATGGTCCTGGTTGCCCAGTCTGCGTACTTCCAATGGGCAGGATCGACGACGGGCTGATGATCGCTCGTGAACCGAACAGAATCTTCGCAGCTTTCGGTGACATGATGCGTGTGCCTGGGGCCCACGGCAGCCCATTTGAACACAAAGCCCGTGGCACAGATGTGCGCATCGTGTATTCTCCCGCAGACGCACTGCAATTGGCTCGCAAGAACCCCGACAAGGAAGTTATCTTCTTCGCCATCGGCTTTGAGACTACATCGCCCTCCACAGCGCTTACTCTGATGAGCGCTGAGGCTGAGGGCATCGAAAATTTCTCTGTCTTCTGCAATCACGTCACCATCGTCCCTGCCATTCGCGCTATCCTCGATTCGCCCGACATGCGGCTCGATGGCTTCATCGGGCCAGGCCATGTTTCAGCGGTGATCGGTTGCAGACCGTATGAATGGATCGCGAAAAATGAGGGCAAGCCGGTTGTCACCTCAGGCTTCGAGCCGCTCGATCTATTGCAATCCATCATCATGTTGCTGCAGCAATTGAAGGCAGGCGAGGCCAGAGTCGAGAATCAGTACAAGCGCGTCGTCCCCTGGGAAGGCAACCGCGCGGCGCTGAGAGCCATGGCCGAGGTCTTCGAACTACGGCCATACTTCGAGTGGCGTGGACTGGGCTTCATCTCGCAGTCGGCTCTTCGCATTCGCGAGAAATACGCCGCATTCGATGCCGAGCGGCGTTACGGCGTACCCGAGACGCGAGTCGCGGACCCGAAGTCGGCCCAATGTGGAGAAGTGCTCAAAGGCGTTTTGAAACCCGCGCAATGCAAGTTGTTTGGTAAGGAATGCACCCCGGAACATCCCATTGGCGCGCTGATGGTTTCGTCGGAGGGCTCATGCGCAGCGTATTACAACTACGAGTACCGGAAGTCGCTGGTGACCTCAATCACCGCAGTAGCCTGA